In a genomic window of Gammaproteobacteria bacterium:
- a CDS encoding CBS domain-containing protein — protein sequence MAFSIIGPGIRDEIKLDNLFKEKIIEPVNGTVPIRHVEKSVPVEERLHYGRDRLRYAYEEGSGAKPYKELVAEQLMSSPVMTLSLKTTIPDAWKFFREHRFRHVPVVDDTGHLQGIVSDRDLLSVLEKYMPTGGMHAAGALDSIMQTRVLTATTNTVISQIAAVFFRQRIGAMPIMRDDVLVGIITRSDILGAVVYSSQVESWA from the coding sequence ATGGCGTTTTCTATCATAGGTCCGGGCATCCGCGATGAGATTAAACTCGACAATCTCTTTAAAGAGAAAATCATCGAACCGGTAAACGGCACGGTGCCTATACGTCACGTAGAAAAAAGCGTACCGGTCGAAGAGCGTCTGCATTACGGTCGTGACCGACTTCGTTATGCCTATGAAGAAGGTAGCGGCGCGAAACCTTATAAAGAACTGGTCGCGGAACAGCTCATGAGTAGTCCGGTGATGACCTTGTCGTTAAAGACGACGATACCTGATGCGTGGAAATTTTTTCGTGAACATCGTTTTCGACATGTGCCGGTGGTGGACGATACCGGGCATTTGCAGGGTATCGTGTCCGATCGGGATTTGTTGTCGGTATTGGAGAAATACATGCCGACAGGGGGGATGCATGCAGCCGGGGCCCTAGACAGCATCATGCAAACACGGGTACTCACGGCGACGACGAATACGGTTATCTCCCAGATAGCGGCCGTTTTCTTTCGGCAGCGTATTGGCGCGATGCCGATTATGCGCGATGACGTACTGGTCGGCATTATCACGCGCAGCGATATTCTTGGCGCGGTTGTTTACTCATCTCAAGTTGAAAGCTGGGCCTGA
- a CDS encoding YncE family protein: MAVTDVQHWSLACFQDYGDRGSVALIHCRDGQFTVQKMAQTAASGLSHEKRPVYLSSTDSGEAIMMDAVSKKISLSLHVPEDAFGIYYYPDTEQNVMWCTIDGDKNNGADPLNCSDGGASVIAMRGEGNETSLLKLICLGRGHHVVTAVNHPQLPKKVFVSSLLDGILSVIDNDPTSDNYLNIIETINLCQPNREKDSATDVPNNAFPHGMAFSPLTRKIYCLNNGYANINVVDPVTHEVEALIDMELSSNLLLSPCGRYLIGKGADRKSNPDHVIGRLCVLDAQTQKMETVLDLQDIYPSCYRFTPDGKKLYVTTAATGKGTQKDNLIYDTLYIYDSSALPVLTLLKEVKVGQADCGRRSIAFLKHNKQTPYVFVPNPSEGTVSILDGNTDDVLDTVSVGQTGAQETAFNYWDGRFYGA; this comes from the coding sequence ATGGCAGTCACTGACGTGCAACACTGGTCTCTGGCGTGTTTTCAGGATTACGGAGATCGTGGGTCTGTTGCGCTCATCCATTGTCGTGACGGTCAGTTCACAGTACAAAAAATGGCGCAAACCGCCGCCTCAGGCCTGTCCCACGAAAAACGTCCGGTCTATCTCAGCAGCACCGACAGTGGCGAAGCCATAATGATGGATGCGGTGAGCAAGAAAATCAGTCTTAGTTTACACGTACCAGAAGATGCCTTTGGTATCTACTATTATCCAGATACTGAGCAGAACGTCATGTGGTGTACCATTGATGGCGATAAAAACAATGGTGCCGACCCACTAAATTGCAGCGATGGTGGGGCCTCTGTCATTGCCATGCGTGGCGAGGGAAATGAGACCTCGTTGTTAAAACTGATCTGCCTGGGGCGTGGTCACCATGTCGTCACCGCTGTCAATCACCCTCAGTTACCCAAAAAAGTTTTCGTCTCCAGCCTGCTCGACGGCATACTCAGTGTCATCGACAATGATCCGACCAGCGACAACTATCTCAATATTATCGAAACCATTAATCTGTGCCAGCCGAACCGGGAAAAAGACAGCGCTACCGATGTGCCTAATAATGCCTTTCCCCACGGCATGGCGTTTTCGCCGTTGACGCGTAAGATCTATTGCCTCAACAACGGTTACGCCAATATCAATGTGGTCGATCCGGTTACCCACGAGGTTGAGGCATTGATCGACATGGAGCTCAGCAGCAATCTGTTATTGTCACCCTGTGGACGGTATCTGATTGGCAAGGGCGCCGATCGTAAATCCAATCCTGATCATGTCATAGGCAGACTGTGCGTACTCGATGCGCAGACACAAAAGATGGAGACGGTTCTTGATCTCCAGGATATCTATCCCAGTTGTTATCGCTTTACGCCAGACGGGAAAAAACTCTATGTCACAACAGCGGCTACCGGAAAAGGGACGCAAAAAGACAATCTCATCTACGACACTTTATACATTTATGACAGCAGTGCGCTACCCGTTTTGACTTTACTGAAGGAAGTAAAGGTTGGTCAGGCGGATTGCGGACGGCGTTCGATAGCATTCCTGAAGCACAACAAGCAAACACCGTATGTGTTCGTGCCGAATCCCAGCGAAGGGACAGTATCAATACTCGATGGCAATACCGATGACGTTCTCGACACGGTCTCCGTCGGACAAACAGGTGCGCAGGAAACCGCTTTCAACTATTGGGATGGTCGTTTTTACGGGGCGTAA
- a CDS encoding peptidoglycan-binding protein, which produces MDLTRNLSLQEPVLTGDDVTALQKRLIFLGYTTVSGADGVYGERTDKAVRAFQKANNLIEDGVVGQFTWKALFKSYLPPSFQLLTQLKADLIKPHGFRDSVVWQLADNGILIDHNMPETTGGEPLTIARIWESWGSAIERHAEDFGVPVELIMATICTETRGDPNAVRIEPGYVSDQETPHRVSPGLMQTLISTARLSLRDDSIDRDWLLVPENAIKAGTAYIARQRKATHFDPPKVACAYNAGGIYYNKGTNNRWKMRQYPLGSGEHADRYVKWFNDCFRYFASQDLTPGPSFYNLMGQSDLVIG; this is translated from the coding sequence GTGGATTTGACTCGCAATCTGTCTCTGCAGGAACCGGTGTTGACCGGAGATGATGTTACCGCGCTTCAAAAAAGGTTGATCTTTCTTGGCTATACCACTGTCAGTGGTGCCGATGGCGTTTACGGCGAACGAACCGACAAAGCGGTTCGCGCCTTCCAGAAAGCCAACAATCTCATAGAAGACGGCGTTGTTGGCCAGTTCACCTGGAAGGCCTTATTTAAGAGTTATCTGCCGCCCTCATTCCAGTTACTCACACAGCTCAAGGCTGATCTGATTAAACCCCACGGTTTTCGCGACAGTGTTGTCTGGCAATTGGCCGACAATGGTATTTTGATCGATCACAATATGCCGGAAACAACGGGAGGCGAACCACTGACGATCGCCCGCATCTGGGAGAGCTGGGGCAGTGCCATCGAAAGACATGCGGAAGATTTTGGCGTGCCGGTTGAACTCATCATGGCGACGATATGCACCGAAACGCGAGGTGATCCAAACGCCGTGCGTATCGAGCCAGGATATGTCTCTGACCAGGAAACGCCGCATCGCGTGTCGCCCGGTTTGATGCAGACATTGATCTCAACTGCGCGTCTCTCACTGCGTGATGACAGCATTGATCGCGACTGGTTGCTTGTGCCTGAGAACGCGATCAAAGCCGGCACGGCCTATATCGCACGCCAACGCAAAGCCACGCACTTCGATCCACCCAAAGTCGCCTGCGCATATAATGCCGGCGGCATTTATTACAACAAGGGCACAAACAATCGCTGGAAGATGCGCCAATACCCACTCGGCAGTGGCGAACACGCCGATCGGTATGTGAAGTGGTTTAATGATTGTTTTCGTTACTTCGCCTCACAGGACTTAACCCCCGGGCCAAGTTTCTATAATTTGATGGGGCAGAGTGATTTGGTAATAGGCTAG
- a CDS encoding caspase family protein, which translates to MLRNKTKRRIAIVCACLGMLYTGNAIAEKHALLIGVGAYPTRALTGPVNDVNAVQKVLIKKWGFDPDKIDVVLDKEGTHDNIIRKISQLHSKTKKGDSIFIYMSGHGTSAHDSGIQDVLSDNTKGLERVLPTTSGAFIPVDVFSAGNREEIVDRLIVGKRDLRPLFTALDESGRDVFVVIDACFSGNTVRSRYKVANTEFRSMNISEVMSYKGLTDDLDWLAQRKKPETTQQAEPEQADPYPYKNIYYLSAAGEDERALDIPPKLLPVYPTVDGKPHGAFTDSLLRILHGEINADLDQDGRITYGELKTSVRNLMRIRGFEHTPQALPSLAEDKGNLAYRELFSTRSTGEQVSARVTKQKVQSPRVKTVDIGQTPNIVYQRKFPVYLDSSLDPKLRKILGEITDIAISSDAYQLEIRQTPSHVLLLSNAGDLIAKVKNGNPAAIKDAVINQATADLLVHGDFSQSFEVELDMLQRGRGSTAVLGEEIGFSIRTNMDAYVLLLNIDPAGLVSVIYPYLATELNSVAAFEALQLDRISEVRPPFGRDYVIAYAFGRNSELYEGLRGKSFYLGSEEFKKLFQLLNAEEIPAARASLQLVTADGVAK; encoded by the coding sequence ATGTTAAGGAATAAAACAAAACGCCGTATCGCCATCGTGTGTGCATGTCTGGGAATGCTCTATACCGGCAATGCCATAGCCGAAAAACATGCGTTATTGATTGGCGTTGGCGCGTATCCCACCCGCGCGTTAACCGGGCCGGTGAATGATGTCAACGCGGTTCAAAAAGTATTGATCAAGAAATGGGGTTTCGATCCAGACAAAATAGATGTTGTGCTTGATAAAGAAGGCACGCATGACAACATCATCAGAAAAATTTCCCAGTTACATAGTAAAACCAAAAAAGGCGATAGCATATTTATCTACATGAGTGGTCACGGAACGAGTGCCCATGACAGTGGTATTCAAGATGTATTAAGCGATAATACCAAGGGGCTCGAACGGGTTCTGCCGACGACATCCGGGGCGTTTATTCCAGTAGACGTGTTTAGCGCCGGAAATCGTGAAGAAATCGTGGACAGGCTCATAGTTGGCAAACGTGATTTGCGCCCTTTGTTTACCGCATTAGACGAAAGTGGGCGCGATGTGTTTGTGGTTATCGATGCCTGTTTTTCCGGGAATACCGTGCGCAGTCGCTATAAAGTCGCGAATACGGAATTTCGGAGTATGAATATTTCGGAAGTCATGAGTTACAAAGGGTTGACCGATGATTTGGATTGGTTGGCACAAAGAAAGAAACCGGAAACGACGCAGCAGGCAGAGCCCGAACAAGCCGATCCTTATCCATACAAGAATATCTATTATCTGTCCGCTGCCGGTGAAGACGAGCGAGCACTCGATATTCCCCCAAAACTACTTCCAGTCTATCCGACTGTTGACGGTAAGCCACACGGCGCGTTTACCGATTCTTTGTTACGCATACTGCACGGAGAAATCAATGCCGACCTGGATCAGGACGGACGGATAACCTATGGTGAGTTAAAAACCTCGGTCAGAAACCTGATGCGAATTCGTGGATTTGAACACACGCCGCAGGCGCTTCCGTCGCTGGCAGAGGACAAAGGTAATCTTGCCTATAGAGAATTGTTCAGTACGCGATCCACTGGCGAACAGGTTTCTGCACGCGTGACGAAACAAAAAGTTCAGTCACCGCGAGTTAAGACCGTCGATATCGGACAGACGCCAAATATTGTTTATCAAAGAAAATTCCCGGTATATCTCGACAGCAGTCTCGACCCTAAGCTGCGCAAGATTCTCGGCGAGATAACTGATATTGCAATCAGTAGCGACGCGTATCAATTGGAGATAAGGCAAACGCCGAGTCATGTATTGTTGTTAAGTAATGCCGGTGATTTGATTGCCAAAGTGAAAAATGGAAATCCTGCGGCGATTAAAGACGCGGTTATCAATCAGGCCACGGCAGATCTTCTGGTTCACGGGGATTTTTCGCAATCGTTTGAAGTCGAACTGGATATGTTACAACGTGGGCGCGGTTCCACTGCGGTATTAGGCGAGGAGATCGGGTTTTCTATACGAACCAATATGGATGCCTACGTTCTTTTGCTCAATATCGATCCCGCGGGCCTGGTGTCGGTGATATATCCCTATCTTGCGACCGAACTCAATTCCGTCGCCGCCTTCGAAGCCTTGCAGTTGGATAGAATATCCGAGGTGCGTCCTCCTTTTGGACGGGATTATGTCATCGCCTATGCCTTTGGCCGGAATAGTGAGTTGTATGAAGGTCTGCGCGGAAAAAGTTTCTATCTGGGTTCGGAGGAATTCAAGAAACTTTTTCAGCTGCTAAATGCCGAGGAGATTCCGGCAGCCAGGGCATCGCTACAGTTAGTAACTGCCGACGGGGTAGCTAAATAG
- a CDS encoding OmpA family protein, with protein MCCWKSVYAAVMLITTINIAYADDCDKGESLFEQASAATKRGQLDDAENLLKQSVSVCNRFDSWFLLGRVQQNQESYTSAAASFKDAKKYASNNDEVVLAMSRYAESLAQQGQISVPLSILRKATNMLPNPPKWIPELMLELDKKRVEQPLTVAQVKRGLQGRSAVLLDSDIKPSIDIAINFVFNSTEVSDDTAKNVSVLAEALADSEFNGETAVIVGHADTRGEEMPNLILSEKRARAIADAIIAMRPELDGRILTRGLGETRPLYRGDDAGLQKLNRRIEVYME; from the coding sequence ATGTGTTGTTGGAAGAGTGTCTATGCAGCCGTCATGTTAATCACCACAATAAACATTGCATACGCGGACGATTGTGACAAAGGCGAGTCATTGTTTGAGCAAGCAAGCGCTGCGACGAAGCGCGGGCAGTTAGATGATGCAGAAAATCTTCTGAAACAGTCGGTGTCGGTGTGTAATCGTTTCGATAGCTGGTTCTTGTTGGGCAGAGTACAGCAGAATCAGGAAAGCTACACCAGCGCCGCGGCATCGTTTAAAGACGCTAAGAAATATGCATCGAATAACGATGAAGTCGTACTGGCCATGTCGCGCTACGCCGAGTCACTGGCACAACAAGGGCAGATCAGCGTGCCTTTGTCCATATTGCGTAAAGCGACCAATATGCTGCCCAATCCGCCAAAGTGGATACCTGAGTTGATGTTGGAACTCGATAAAAAGCGCGTGGAACAACCGCTCACCGTCGCGCAAGTCAAACGTGGCTTGCAGGGGCGTTCCGCCGTTTTACTGGACAGCGATATCAAACCCTCTATCGATATTGCGATAAATTTTGTTTTCAATAGCACTGAGGTTTCTGACGACACGGCGAAGAATGTCAGTGTATTGGCCGAAGCACTTGCAGATAGTGAGTTCAATGGAGAAACGGCGGTCATTGTTGGTCACGCGGATACGCGCGGGGAGGAAATGCCTAATTTGATTTTGTCGGAAAAACGCGCGCGCGCCATCGCCGACGCCATCATTGCGATGCGGCCAGAGCTAGACGGGCGGATACTGACTAGAGGGCTTGGAGAAACGCGCCCACTTTACCGTGGTGACGATGCAGGGCTTCAAAAATTGAATCGTCGCATTGAAGTCTATATGGAGTAA
- a CDS encoding HYR domain-containing protein: MTNSLLLVFSVLLLSACGIGGTETKSIFVSVDVENLDGELILINKGKVTLRKLGLEFNDSLIVDEDGRYTFQTPLNVGSHYTVAIDESSDIQHCELNNSTGRVVDDSEIVIDIDCAEKREFHAPADVTMEASAEFTKVLLGTTNGSGFDEASTVILNDAPGQGFPLGQTEVIWVIRDADHSMSDTQLVTIIDTTPPVFITPDPIVQHTSADSYTFETLSPPVVEELFPDRIELNASLPMTIGIGSTTVLWTAYDSSGNSASVEQAISVLKNQADPQPVDQSYTISASLFGITGGEISMQLNQFTPLTVTAAQLQVNSLISFPNTLLAGDSFQLSVSNPPVGQRCSVTGGVGVVSGDVNNIQVFCFAQITPVVESGSGKATLSWNAAGAQSYSIYLSSNPDFNYKFYPDFTDARLFPSVTSPAVITPLDNGQRYYAVVVATFSGGHEIASDPVEVFPNRSSIEQIGTSDGLDWGIGMTMSNASDLLITGNSSGNFAGTSSHIGSQDIVLVNINPNGVEQWRQQSGSIGEEYGRSIAVDLLGDILVSGETGGDFGGAIAGDGDFDQFYAKYDATGVLMWAFSPGRGRATSIKVDSGNNIIVGGWRNETAQLCSVLKADETGAEIWSRTIGSASTKCNDVVVAADDSIYAIGSTASELTGPGSNSGDWDYFVARYTPEGDRTQLVQLGTLSTDYAYAMTLDQNGELIITGMTGGLIGDNLTKNTFGRADVFVIKLDSNLNKIWSYQIDAGAWTQGHDVVVSSVGEIYVTGSTEGTVSNESNAHAGLQDIFLIKLSPEGSLIWSKQYGTGASDVGNALLLDEEQGLVFLTGFTYGNLGDQALGGDADMVLITEPM; this comes from the coding sequence GTGACTAATTCCCTGCTTCTCGTTTTCTCAGTTTTGCTACTGTCTGCCTGTGGTATCGGTGGTACGGAAACCAAATCCATATTCGTTTCAGTCGATGTTGAAAATCTTGACGGTGAACTCATCCTCATTAATAAGGGTAAAGTTACCCTGCGCAAGCTGGGACTGGAATTTAATGACAGTTTGATCGTCGATGAGGACGGACGATATACCTTTCAGACACCGTTGAATGTGGGAAGTCATTACACCGTTGCAATCGATGAAAGTTCGGATATTCAGCATTGTGAGTTGAATAATTCGACCGGCAGAGTGGTAGATGACAGCGAAATTGTTATAGACATTGATTGCGCAGAAAAGCGAGAGTTTCATGCGCCAGCAGATGTAACGATGGAGGCGAGTGCTGAGTTTACCAAGGTGCTGCTGGGGACGACGAATGGTTCTGGATTTGACGAAGCAAGTACCGTCATACTCAATGATGCGCCGGGCCAGGGGTTTCCTTTAGGCCAGACCGAGGTAATCTGGGTTATTCGAGATGCGGATCATAGTATGAGTGATACCCAACTTGTCACCATCATAGATACCACTCCGCCAGTATTTATTACCCCCGATCCGATTGTGCAGCACACATCAGCCGATAGTTATACTTTTGAAACACTAAGTCCGCCCGTGGTGGAAGAGCTTTTTCCAGATCGAATCGAATTGAACGCAAGCCTGCCAATGACGATAGGCATCGGCTCAACGACAGTGTTGTGGACGGCGTATGACAGTAGCGGAAACTCTGCCAGTGTTGAGCAGGCCATTAGCGTCTTGAAAAATCAGGCCGATCCACAGCCTGTTGACCAATCGTATACCATTAGTGCGAGTCTTTTCGGTATCACCGGCGGCGAAATATCGATGCAACTAAATCAGTTTACTCCGCTTACGGTGACTGCGGCACAATTGCAGGTTAATTCCCTGATTAGTTTTCCTAACACTCTGCTGGCCGGGGATAGTTTTCAGCTTAGCGTTAGCAATCCGCCGGTTGGGCAGAGATGCTCGGTGACCGGTGGCGTAGGTGTCGTTAGCGGCGATGTAAACAATATCCAGGTGTTTTGTTTTGCGCAGATAACACCAGTGGTGGAGTCGGGTAGCGGCAAGGCAACGCTATCATGGAATGCCGCTGGCGCTCAGTCCTATTCAATTTATCTCTCAAGTAATCCAGATTTCAATTATAAGTTTTATCCGGATTTTACAGACGCAAGACTGTTTCCGTCGGTGACTTCTCCAGCAGTGATCACTCCGCTGGACAATGGGCAACGCTACTACGCAGTTGTCGTCGCCACATTTAGTGGTGGACATGAAATCGCATCAGACCCTGTCGAAGTGTTTCCAAATCGTTCATCAATAGAACAAATCGGTACGTCGGATGGACTCGACTGGGGAATAGGCATGACGATGTCAAACGCCAGCGATTTATTGATCACTGGTAATAGCTCCGGAAACTTTGCGGGCACTAGCAGCCATATCGGCAGTCAGGACATTGTGCTGGTGAATATTAATCCCAACGGTGTCGAACAATGGCGGCAACAAAGTGGATCTATTGGTGAGGAATACGGTCGCTCCATCGCCGTGGATTTGCTGGGTGACATCCTGGTTAGCGGTGAAACCGGTGGAGACTTTGGTGGTGCAATAGCAGGCGACGGAGACTTTGATCAGTTTTACGCAAAATACGATGCCACCGGCGTATTGATGTGGGCGTTTTCTCCAGGCCGAGGTAGGGCCACATCAATAAAGGTTGATTCAGGCAATAACATTATTGTTGGCGGCTGGCGAAACGAAACAGCACAGCTATGTTCTGTGTTGAAGGCGGACGAAACCGGTGCGGAGATCTGGTCGCGTACGATAGGCTCGGCCTCGACCAAATGCAATGATGTCGTGGTCGCCGCGGATGATTCGATTTACGCGATAGGCTCGACAGCATCAGAACTAACGGGCCCAGGTAGTAATAGTGGCGACTGGGATTATTTTGTCGCCAGGTACACGCCAGAAGGCGATAGAACGCAATTAGTACAACTGGGTACGCTTAGTACCGATTATGCGTATGCAATGACGCTCGACCAGAATGGGGAACTCATTATTACGGGGATGACGGGCGGATTGATCGGTGACAATTTGACTAAGAACACATTCGGCCGCGCCGATGTTTTTGTGATTAAACTCGACAGTAACTTGAACAAGATATGGTCCTACCAAATCGATGCGGGCGCCTGGACGCAGGGGCACGATGTTGTCGTAAGCTCTGTTGGCGAGATATATGTTACCGGGTCAACAGAGGGCACCGTATCGAACGAATCAAATGCGCATGCCGGTTTACAAGACATATTTCTCATCAAGCTATCACCCGAAGGCTCGCTGATATGGAGCAAGCAATACGGGACTGGTGCCAGCGATGTTGGCAATGCCTTGTTGCTTGACGAAGAGCAGGGACTGGTTTTTTTGACCGGTTTTACTTACGGTAACTTGGGTGATCAGGCGCTGGGCGGCGATGCTGATATGGTTTTGATTACTGAGCCTATGTAG
- a CDS encoding caspase family protein, producing the protein MRKLLNLYLTATITIVASILTPFSVCASDVFADPSAKSDTDTKNVKRGLARNSTTDTIVAGRFRALIIGNNEYQDKEQVWGKLYTAIPGAIELANVLKNDYGFSDVRVVKNAAYREIIQALTDLIETSRFGDNVLIYFAGHGYKNEKTGEAYWVPVDAEGWDDSLFVSNARIKEKVAALSDITQHVLLISDSCFSGTLTRSAGSEKTGRSYSTRYIEKLNRRKSVYVLAAGGDEYVDDSYRNSGHSPFTYFLLQELKDNSKRYFPISELSSDVRVRVGDAVKQTPQRGVLQGARHEGGEFVFVKFAINIAIDGEKIEVEITQPQRNTEELDEVHKPLYTPLVSM; encoded by the coding sequence GTGAGGAAGCTTCTTAACTTATACCTTACTGCAACTATTACTATAGTCGCTTCAATACTCACGCCATTTTCGGTTTGCGCAAGCGATGTCTTCGCTGACCCGAGTGCAAAATCTGACACCGACACCAAAAACGTTAAGCGAGGGCTTGCCCGTAACTCCACTACGGATACTATCGTCGCGGGTAGATTTCGCGCCCTGATCATCGGTAATAACGAGTATCAGGATAAAGAACAGGTGTGGGGTAAGTTATATACGGCCATACCAGGGGCGATCGAGCTGGCGAATGTCCTGAAGAATGACTATGGGTTTTCTGATGTGCGCGTGGTCAAGAACGCCGCCTACCGCGAAATCATCCAGGCCTTGACCGACTTAATAGAAACCTCGCGTTTTGGCGACAATGTGCTGATCTATTTTGCTGGTCACGGCTATAAGAACGAAAAAACTGGTGAGGCCTACTGGGTTCCCGTTGATGCAGAGGGCTGGGATGATTCCTTGTTTGTGAGCAATGCACGCATCAAGGAAAAAGTCGCCGCGCTCAGCGATATCACTCAACATGTGTTGCTTATCTCCGACTCCTGTTTTAGTGGAACACTTACTCGCAGCGCGGGTAGCGAAAAAACGGGTCGAAGCTATTCGACTCGCTACATCGAAAAACTGAATCGACGCAAGAGTGTTTATGTGCTCGCTGCCGGTGGCGATGAATACGTCGACGACAGTTATCGTAATTCTGGCCACTCGCCGTTTACCTATTTTCTGCTACAGGAATTGAAAGATAATTCCAAACGCTATTTTCCTATTTCCGAACTTAGTAGCGATGTCCGGGTTCGTGTGGGTGATGCAGTCAAACAAACGCCGCAGCGAGGTGTGCTTCAAGGGGCGCGACATGAAGGGGGCGAATTTGTATTCGTGAAGTTTGCTATCAATATTGCAATTGATGGAGAAAAGATCGAGGTAGAAATTACCCAGCCACAACGGAACACGGAAGAACTTGATGAAGTGCATAAGCCGTTGTACACGCCCTTGGTCAGTATGTAA
- a CDS encoding ammonium transporter has translation MEALQSGSDVVFLLMGAVMVLAMHAGFAFLEVGTVRKKNQVNALVKIIVDFAVSTILYFFVGYSIAYGINFFAGAESISAKNGYDLVKFFFLLTFAAAIPAIVSGGIAERARFYPQLAATAIVVAFVYPTFEGMIWNGNYGFQSWLESSFGASFHDFAGSVVVHAVGGWVALGAVVMLGARYGRYRKDGMVTAHPPSSIPFLALGAWILTVGWFGFNVMSAQSVAGVSGLVAVNSLMAMVGGILAALVFGKNDPGFVHNGPLAGLVAICAGSDIVHPMGALAIGLVGGALFVVTFTLAQNKWKIDDVLGVWPLHGLCGLWGGVAAGIFGQQALGGMGGVSFTSQLIGTTVGVVFAAAAGFLVYGLLKSSVGIRLTQEEEYNGADLSIHKISAEPNYDK, from the coding sequence ATGGAAGCACTACAATCGGGCAGCGACGTCGTCTTTTTGCTCATGGGCGCCGTGATGGTACTGGCCATGCACGCTGGATTCGCGTTTTTAGAAGTCGGCACGGTACGCAAGAAAAACCAGGTCAATGCCCTGGTCAAAATCATTGTCGATTTCGCGGTTTCCACCATACTCTATTTCTTTGTTGGCTATAGCATCGCATACGGTATCAACTTTTTTGCAGGGGCCGAAAGCATTTCCGCAAAAAACGGCTATGACCTGGTGAAGTTCTTCTTCTTGCTCACCTTCGCTGCAGCGATTCCGGCAATCGTATCCGGCGGTATCGCCGAGCGTGCGCGCTTCTATCCGCAACTTGCAGCGACCGCGATTGTCGTTGCCTTCGTCTATCCAACATTTGAGGGCATGATCTGGAATGGTAACTATGGTTTCCAGAGTTGGTTGGAATCCAGCTTCGGTGCCAGCTTTCATGACTTCGCCGGGTCTGTAGTCGTCCATGCCGTTGGCGGCTGGGTTGCGCTGGGCGCTGTCGTCATGCTGGGTGCGCGCTATGGTCGTTATCGTAAAGATGGTATGGTTACTGCGCATCCACCTTCTAGCATTCCGTTTCTCGCGCTTGGTGCGTGGATACTCACCGTTGGCTGGTTCGGTTTTAATGTCATGTCTGCCCAAAGCGTCGCCGGTGTCAGCGGTCTGGTCGCTGTGAATTCACTCATGGCCATGGTCGGCGGCATACTCGCCGCGCTGGTATTCGGCAAAAACGACCCGGGCTTTGTGCACAACGGGCCACTCGCTGGACTCGTTGCGATTTGTGCCGGTTCTGACATTGTACATCCCATGGGTGCGCTGGCAATTGGTCTGGTTGGTGGCGCATTATTTGTTGTTACCTTCACCCTGGCACAAAACAAATGGAAGATTGATGACGTGCTCGGTGTATGGCCGCTGCATGGACTATGTGGATTGTGGGGCGGTGTAGCTGCGGGTATCTTTGGCCAACAGGCCCTGGGTGGCATGGGCGGCGTAAGCTTTACGTCACAGCTGATTGGAACGACAGTTGGCGTGGTGTTCGCGGCGGCTGCGGGTTTTCTGGTGTATGGACTACTCAAAAGCAGTGTTGGCATACGCCTGACTCAGGAAGAGGAATACAACGGCGCTGATCTGAGTATTCACAAGATTTCAGCCGAGCCCAATTACGACAAATAA